A genomic segment from Bradysia coprophila strain Holo2 chromosome III, BU_Bcop_v1, whole genome shotgun sequence encodes:
- the LOC119076169 gene encoding dymeclin isoform X2, giving the protein MGINISRNTELQNNEFLQKFVGRDHIPADKSDFWNSFLQYHIGLPDSSQEQLSLDSRLETLCQSFISHNLQSGNFGSLVTVFLHKVAELLELSDQESSIHVWQTFNALFIIRCLIKYMIETGSEYQLLQHFEAIPVNPSGRADESSVEIDVLEPKPIVVAVDGSKFEAFFDAIVNLIIIIPVKEFTYHLHLEAVNLVIVLFSLHLFSQQPTDKSLIFKTIYKNNHANALMGSLLHFVSRMVEVPQNMFGISSGSSFVFGIAESLLSIFTFRKSHQDFLSSADLPATFKQHYPLANQSLLLILILTNHCTMKNNAYRTSLFGCSDSQDSPKDGATFKIDFSTLYSTLCRIVTIDQATLLLYLLLHRNQRFYKYVMAQQNLQQLVIPILQTLYNAPDSTSHHIYMSLIVLLILSEDDGFNKSVHQIILKNIHWYTERSISEISLGGLLILVVIRTIQYNMLKMRDKYLHTNCLAALANMSGQFRSLHPYVAQRLVSLFETLAKKHARLDQQLKQPVNGTPIVELTDSSMILSDDMLQDLSVVEEVLRMVLEILNSCLSNQLVYCPNLVYTLLYKRQVFETFRSHPAFQDIIQNIDMVVGFFSSRLQRVQDQRGELGVNEVLEVISKGASQWSSDRLRKFPDLKFKYVEEDAPEEFFIPYVWALVTKYGCVHFSSECMKTVTTEVSC; this is encoded by the exons ATGGGCATAAACATCAGTCGCAATACGgaattacaaaataatgaatttctgCAGAAGTTTGTGGGCAGGGATCATATTCCGGCCGATAAAAGTGatttctggaatagtttcctTCAATACCATATTGGCTTGCCCGATAGCAG CCAAGAGCAACTAAGTTTAGACTCACGATTAGAAACACTGTGTCAAAGTTTTATCAGTCACAATTTGCAGTCCGGAAATTTCGGGTCGTTGGTGACAGTGTTTTTGCATAAGGTTGCTGAACTACTAGAACTATCGGATCAAGAAAG TTCCATTCATGTCTGGCAAACATTCAATGCTCTCTTCATCATACGATGCCTGATTAAGTACATGATCGAGACTGGTTCCGAATATCAACTACTGCAACATTTTGAAGCAATACCGGTGAATCCGAGCGGTCGTGCCGACGAATCGTCGGTTGAGATTGATGTCTTGGAACCGAAACCGATTGTTGTCGCTGTGGACGGATCAAAATTTGAAGCCTTTTTCGATGCGATtgttaatttgataattataatTCCAGTGAA AGAATTCACATATCACCTACATCTGGAAGCTGTGAATTTGGTCATTGTACTGTTTTCGTTGCACTTGTTCTCACAACAGCCGACTGATAAATCATTGATTTTCAA AacaatttacaaaaacaatCATGCGAACGCACTGATGGGttcattgttacattttgttagTAGAATGGTGGAAGTGCCACAGAATATGTTTGGTATTTCAAGCGGGAGTTCTTTTGTCTTCGGAATAGCAG AGTCGCTCCTATCGATATTCACGTTTCGAAAGTCACATCAAGATTTTCTGAGTTCAGCCGATTTACCAGCTACTTTTAAACAACACTATCCGTTAGCCAACCAGAGTTTACTACTGATATTAATACTGACGAATCATTGTACGATGAAAAACAATGCGTATCGCACTAGTCTGTTTGGGTGTTCGGATTCTCAAG ATTCGCCGAAGGATGGTGcaacatttaaaattgatttctcaACACTGTACAGTACTTTGTGTCGTATTGTTACCATTGATCAGGCCACACTACTACTGTACTTGTTGCTCCATCGCAATCAGAGATTCTACAAGTACGTAATGGCTCAACAAAACTTACAGCAATTG GTTATACCAATTCTTCAAACTTTATACAATGCACCGGATAGCACGTCACACCACATCTACATGTCTTTGATAGTATTACTGATTCTGAGCGAAGACGATGGTTTCAACAAAAGCGTTCACCAAATT attctcaaaaatattcactGGTACACCGAACGTTCAATATCGGAAATATCACTCGGCGGTTTGTTAATTTTAGTGGTGATCAGGACCATTCAATACAACATGTTAAAAATGCGCGACAAGTATTTGCACACCAACTGTTTGGCCGCATTGGCCAACATGTCCGGACAATTTCGATCTTTGCATCCGTATGTTGCACAACGATTAGTTAGTCTATTTGAAACATTAGCCAAAAAGCATGCCCGTCTGGATCAGCAATTAAAGCAGCCAGTAAATGGAACACCGATTGTAGAACTAACAGATTCGTCAATGATCCTCAGTGACGATATG CTGCAAGATTTGAGTGTCGTCGAAGAGGTCCTACGAATGGTTCtagaaattctaaattcatgTCTTTCAAATCAATTGGTATACTGTCCGAATCTGGTCTACACTCTTCTCTACAAACGTCAGGTCTTCGAAACGTTCCGCAGTCATCCAGCTTTTCAGgatattattcaaaatattgatatG GTCGTCGGCTTTTTCTCTTCACGACTGCAAAGGGTTCAAGACCAGCGTGGGGAGTTGGGAGTGAATGAAGTTCTCGAGGTGATTTCGAAAGGGGCGAGCCAGTGGTCCAGTGATAGGTTAAGG AAATTCCCAGACCTGAAATTTAAATACGTGGAAGAAGATGCACCCGAAGAATTTTTTATACCGTACGTCTGGGCACTGGTGACAAAGTACGGCTGCGTACATTTTAGTTCTGAATGTATGAAGACTGTAACGACAGAGGTGAGCTGTTAA
- the LOC119076169 gene encoding dymeclin isoform X1 → MGINISRNTELQNNEFLQKFVGRDHIPADKSDFWNSFLQYHIGLPDSSQEQLSLDSRLETLCQSFISHNLQSGNFGSLVTVFLHKVAELLELSDQESSIHVWQTFNALFIIRCLIKYMIETGSEYQLLQHFEAIPVNPSGRADESSVEIDVLEPKPIVVAVDGSKFEAFFDAIVNLIIIIPVKEFTYHLHLEAVNLVIVLFSLHLFSQQPTDKSLIFKTIYKNNHANALMGSLLHFVSRMVEVPQNMFGISSGSSFVFGIAESLLSIFTFRKSHQDFLSSADLPATFKQHYPLANQSLLLILILTNHCTMKNNAYRTSLFGCSDSQDSPKDGATFKIDFSTLYSTLCRIVTIDQATLLLYLLLHRNQRFYKYVMAQQNLQQLVIPILQTLYNAPDSTSHHIYMSLIVLLILSEDDGFNKSVHQIQLSSQILKNIHWYTERSISEISLGGLLILVVIRTIQYNMLKMRDKYLHTNCLAALANMSGQFRSLHPYVAQRLVSLFETLAKKHARLDQQLKQPVNGTPIVELTDSSMILSDDMLQDLSVVEEVLRMVLEILNSCLSNQLVYCPNLVYTLLYKRQVFETFRSHPAFQDIIQNIDMVVGFFSSRLQRVQDQRGELGVNEVLEVISKGASQWSSDRLRKFPDLKFKYVEEDAPEEFFIPYVWALVTKYGCVHFSSECMKTVTTEVSC, encoded by the exons ATGGGCATAAACATCAGTCGCAATACGgaattacaaaataatgaatttctgCAGAAGTTTGTGGGCAGGGATCATATTCCGGCCGATAAAAGTGatttctggaatagtttcctTCAATACCATATTGGCTTGCCCGATAGCAG CCAAGAGCAACTAAGTTTAGACTCACGATTAGAAACACTGTGTCAAAGTTTTATCAGTCACAATTTGCAGTCCGGAAATTTCGGGTCGTTGGTGACAGTGTTTTTGCATAAGGTTGCTGAACTACTAGAACTATCGGATCAAGAAAG TTCCATTCATGTCTGGCAAACATTCAATGCTCTCTTCATCATACGATGCCTGATTAAGTACATGATCGAGACTGGTTCCGAATATCAACTACTGCAACATTTTGAAGCAATACCGGTGAATCCGAGCGGTCGTGCCGACGAATCGTCGGTTGAGATTGATGTCTTGGAACCGAAACCGATTGTTGTCGCTGTGGACGGATCAAAATTTGAAGCCTTTTTCGATGCGATtgttaatttgataattataatTCCAGTGAA AGAATTCACATATCACCTACATCTGGAAGCTGTGAATTTGGTCATTGTACTGTTTTCGTTGCACTTGTTCTCACAACAGCCGACTGATAAATCATTGATTTTCAA AacaatttacaaaaacaatCATGCGAACGCACTGATGGGttcattgttacattttgttagTAGAATGGTGGAAGTGCCACAGAATATGTTTGGTATTTCAAGCGGGAGTTCTTTTGTCTTCGGAATAGCAG AGTCGCTCCTATCGATATTCACGTTTCGAAAGTCACATCAAGATTTTCTGAGTTCAGCCGATTTACCAGCTACTTTTAAACAACACTATCCGTTAGCCAACCAGAGTTTACTACTGATATTAATACTGACGAATCATTGTACGATGAAAAACAATGCGTATCGCACTAGTCTGTTTGGGTGTTCGGATTCTCAAG ATTCGCCGAAGGATGGTGcaacatttaaaattgatttctcaACACTGTACAGTACTTTGTGTCGTATTGTTACCATTGATCAGGCCACACTACTACTGTACTTGTTGCTCCATCGCAATCAGAGATTCTACAAGTACGTAATGGCTCAACAAAACTTACAGCAATTG GTTATACCAATTCTTCAAACTTTATACAATGCACCGGATAGCACGTCACACCACATCTACATGTCTTTGATAGTATTACTGATTCTGAGCGAAGACGATGGTTTCAACAAAAGCGTTCACCAAATT CAATTATCTTcgcagattctcaaaaatattcactGGTACACCGAACGTTCAATATCGGAAATATCACTCGGCGGTTTGTTAATTTTAGTGGTGATCAGGACCATTCAATACAACATGTTAAAAATGCGCGACAAGTATTTGCACACCAACTGTTTGGCCGCATTGGCCAACATGTCCGGACAATTTCGATCTTTGCATCCGTATGTTGCACAACGATTAGTTAGTCTATTTGAAACATTAGCCAAAAAGCATGCCCGTCTGGATCAGCAATTAAAGCAGCCAGTAAATGGAACACCGATTGTAGAACTAACAGATTCGTCAATGATCCTCAGTGACGATATG CTGCAAGATTTGAGTGTCGTCGAAGAGGTCCTACGAATGGTTCtagaaattctaaattcatgTCTTTCAAATCAATTGGTATACTGTCCGAATCTGGTCTACACTCTTCTCTACAAACGTCAGGTCTTCGAAACGTTCCGCAGTCATCCAGCTTTTCAGgatattattcaaaatattgatatG GTCGTCGGCTTTTTCTCTTCACGACTGCAAAGGGTTCAAGACCAGCGTGGGGAGTTGGGAGTGAATGAAGTTCTCGAGGTGATTTCGAAAGGGGCGAGCCAGTGGTCCAGTGATAGGTTAAGG AAATTCCCAGACCTGAAATTTAAATACGTGGAAGAAGATGCACCCGAAGAATTTTTTATACCGTACGTCTGGGCACTGGTGACAAAGTACGGCTGCGTACATTTTAGTTCTGAATGTATGAAGACTGTAACGACAGAGGTGAGCTGTTAA
- the LOC119076650 gene encoding BTB/POZ domain-containing protein 3-like has translation MSIQSSKSANTKTSDEIQIFSCEHSIQTSKRLFMDEKTADVFFVFNTSNDKRVRVAAHKNILAKGSSVFESMFYGGIAEDGDVEIVDASLDGFKEFLQFFYVDKVKLTMENIGEVLNLANKYDVNECLNVCDKMLEENANLQNLCDGLQLSITFKRNELEKIFLQKVSQQPKEVLASIGFYNCSHDVLKLLLTSVDWKCDTKEVFDACMVWAKQACEKNKSDASAMENRRKELGECLHLIHFDLMSQQQIAQCILNYRGLFDKDELEDIIALTMSDAAFEMKRFKSLAPVLDKTWIHDSALACSRIHNPSLNKNYVNQLESISFQTSKKVLFGAIAALQLQKSDPNYFSNKISGSMMIFETTSNENSEKSILLLKQPINVTCGDVKDLPSYIKLSKPIVLTPYKVYEIRMIFNTLWKHQTFHTNFYYKQEVELADDIKIVFEKNPSLPYDNCSFGIISDLYFNRFDNDQVQSKADK, from the coding sequence ATGTCAATTCAAAGTTCAAAATCGGCCAACACTAAAACTTCcgacgaaattcaaattttttcatgtgAACACTCCATCCAGACGAGCAAGAGATTATTTATGGATGAGAAAACGGCTGATGTCTTTTTCGTGTTTAACACGAGCAACGATAAACGAGTCAGGGTTGCTGCACATAAGAATATCCTGGCTAAAGGGAGTTCAGTGTTTGAATCGATGTTCTATGGCGGCATTGCGGAGGATGGTGATGTCGAAATTGTGGATGCATCTTTGGATGGATTCAAggaatttttgcaatttttctaCGTTGACAAAGTAAAGCTCACTATGGAAAATATTGGTGAAGTTCTTAACCTGGCTAATAAATACGACGTTAATGAGTGCCTGAATGTGTGCGATAAGATGTTGGAAGAGAATGCCAATCTACAAAACTTGTGCGACGGCTTACAGCTTTCTATTACGTTCAAACGAAATGAATTGGAAAagatttttctacaaaaagtCAGTCAACAACCCAAAGAAGTTCTTGCTTCGATCGGATTTTATAACTGTTCACATGACGTGCTGAAACTCTTACTCACAAGTGTCGATTGGAAATGTGACACGAAAGAAGTGTTCGATGCGTGTATGGTATGGGCGAAACAAGCGTGCGAAAAGAATAAATCGGATGCATCAGCAATGGAAAATCGACGAAAAGAATTGGGTGAATGTTTGCATCTCATTCACTTTGACCTGATGAGCCAGCAGCAGATTGCTCAGTGTATCCTTAATTATAGAGGACTGTTCGACAAAGACGAACTGGAAGATATCATTGCCCTAACAATGTCAGATGCGGCCTTTGAAATGAAGAGGTTTAAAAGTCTGGCCCCAGTGTTGGACAAAACATGGATTCACGATTCCGCGTTGGCATGTTCCCGCATCCACAATCCGTCACTGAACAAAAACTATGTCAATCAACTGGAAAGTATTTCATTTCAAACCAGCAAGAAAGTACTGTTCGGTGCTATTGCAGCCCTTCAGCTGCAGAAATCCGATCCGAATTATTTCAGTAACAAAATATCCGGTTCGATGATGATTTTCGAAACAACGTCCaacgaaaattcggaaaaaagtATCCTTCTGCTGAAGCAACCGATAAATGTTACGTGTGGTGATGTTAAAGATCTACCCAGTTACATAAAACTATCCAAGCCAATTGTCCTCACGCCATACAAAGTGTACGAAATTCGAATGATATTCAATACACTGTGGAAGCATCAAACATTCCACACCAATTTCTACTATAAGCAAGAGGTTGAACTGGCCGACgatattaaaattgttttcgaaaaaaatccgAGTCTACCGTATGACAACTGCAGTTTCGGAATTATATcagatttgtattttaatcGCTTCGATAACGATCAAGTTCAATCCAAAGCTGATAAGTAG